One window of Candidatus Tokpelaia hoelldoblerii genomic DNA carries:
- a CDS encoding Membrane protein (bhsal03910), whose translation MVIALLILAGLVIATLLAGIKTVPQGSNYTVERFGRYTRTLQPGLNLIVPFIDKIGARVSMMEQVLDIPTQEVITHDNATASVDAVAFYQVLNAAQSAYQVANLEYALINLALTNIRTVVGSMDLDEVLFNRNAINERLLRVIDEAAHPWGMKMTRIEIKDIEPPRDLADAMARQMKAERVKRAQILEAEGDRNANILRAEGLKQAQILEAEGKREAAYREAEARERLAEAEAKATEMVSVAIANGDVQAINYFVAQKYTEALTSIGSAKNQKIIMMPFEASSLISSLGGIGAIAREVFSGNGETPSSETTTPRRKTS comes from the coding sequence TTCTTGCCGGTATCAAAACCGTACCGCAAGGTTCCAACTACACAGTTGAGCGCTTCGGCCGCTATACCCGCACCCTGCAACCCGGACTCAACCTGATTGTGCCATTTATCGACAAGATCGGCGCACGCGTTTCCATGATGGAACAGGTCCTTGATATTCCCACTCAGGAAGTCATCACCCATGATAACGCGACCGCTTCCGTTGATGCCGTTGCTTTCTATCAGGTGCTCAATGCCGCCCAGTCAGCCTATCAGGTCGCCAATCTTGAATATGCGCTGATCAATCTTGCGCTGACCAACATCCGTACAGTTGTCGGCTCGATGGACCTTGATGAGGTATTGTTCAACCGCAACGCCATCAACGAGCGCCTGTTACGGGTTATTGACGAGGCAGCGCACCCGTGGGGCATGAAAATGACCCGCATTGAAATCAAGGATATCGAGCCGCCGCGTGACCTTGCCGACGCCATGGCGCGCCAGATGAAGGCGGAGCGTGTCAAACGCGCCCAGATTCTGGAAGCCGAAGGTGACAGAAACGCCAACATCCTGCGCGCGGAAGGCCTGAAACAGGCGCAAATTCTGGAAGCGGAAGGCAAGCGCGAAGCCGCCTATCGCGAGGCGGAAGCGCGTGAGCGGCTGGCAGAGGCGGAAGCCAAGGCGACGGAAATGGTATCTGTCGCCATTGCCAATGGTGACGTGCAGGCCATCAACTACTTTGTAGCACAGAAATATACTGAAGCGCTGACCAGCATCGGCTCTGCCAAAAACCAGAAAATCATCATGATGCCATTTGAAGCATCATCACTCATCAGTTCGCTCGGCGGTATCGGCGCTATCGCCAGGGAAGTTTTCTCCGGCAACGGCGAAACACCTTCCAGTGAAACCACCACACCGCGCCGGAAAACATCCTGA